One window from the genome of Mycobacteriales bacterium encodes:
- a CDS encoding VOC family protein — MASSWYTVVIDSHDIHAQARFWAAVLGYDIVFEVEEEVAVAKNDHTYPGLVFVPVPETKTIKNRLHIDLNPDDQNAEVERLLALGATRTDVGQGDKPWVVLADPEGNEFCVLTAREG, encoded by the coding sequence ATGGCGAGCAGCTGGTACACGGTGGTCATCGATTCACACGACATCCACGCGCAGGCGCGCTTCTGGGCGGCGGTCCTCGGCTACGACATCGTCTTCGAGGTCGAGGAAGAGGTCGCCGTGGCGAAGAACGACCACACCTACCCGGGTCTGGTCTTCGTCCCGGTGCCCGAGACGAAGACGATCAAAAACCGGCTGCACATCGACCTCAATCCCGACGACCAGAACGCCGAAGTCGAGCGGCTGCTTGCCCTCGGGGCGACCCGGACCGATGTCGGGCAGGGCGACAAGCCCTGGGTCGTGCTGGCCGACCCGGAAGGCAACGAGTTCTGCGTGCTCACCGCTCGCGAGGGGTAA
- a CDS encoding PASTA domain-containing protein yields MAVTDPLVGSVLDGRYRVEGPLAHGGMSTVYTGTDLRLERTVAIKVMAPALALDPAFVDRFTREARASARLSHINVVSVYDQGEDAGRVFLVMELVSGRTLRDLLHEQRRLAPDLAVSLLEPILAALSAAHRAGLVHRDVKPENVLLADDGVVKVADFGLARAVAQAAVTTATGMVLGTVAYVAPEQVSRGTTDPRTDVYSAGILLYEMLTGYAPYSGDNPISVAYRHVHDDVPPPSAIVPGLPDELDAITMRATRREPGARPADAGAFLAELYDVRTDLGLRRVPVPPRPTDPSAAEDPGDTGDDDTSDDTGRDDDTDRTTVLGATSPIGVDRPSPPAPTPTADMAPTVASAAARPAAAAVPPPPPTGPPPAARPAPRAGDEAPGDAMSADGADPDEPSTTDEQHRRRRRFLIGLLVILLIGALAAGAGWWFGSGRYTSVPKLTRLTISQAQNAARTSNVDLQIMPSRMHSESVPPGAVAWTHPSIGARVVRGTTVQARLSAGPERYTLPTSIVGGTKSAAVALLHTLPLATTYRPAYNETVPNDHVVSVTPTPGTAMRRDQQVVVVVSRGPKPFGVPKVTGMPADHALAVLHQANLKTTTTQKFSTSVDKGSVVSEQPSSGTVVRGDTVALVVSKGPDYVTVPKVTGLSVPDATQRLKEAGFAVEVKVYFGGALGLVAQQDPNADQLAVRGSTVQIVVV; encoded by the coding sequence ATGGCCGTGACCGATCCTCTGGTCGGTTCGGTCCTCGACGGTCGCTATCGGGTCGAGGGCCCGCTGGCGCACGGCGGAATGTCGACGGTCTACACCGGAACCGACCTGCGGCTGGAACGCACGGTGGCCATCAAGGTCATGGCACCGGCGCTCGCGCTGGACCCGGCGTTCGTCGACCGGTTCACCCGGGAGGCCCGCGCGTCGGCCCGGCTCTCCCACATCAACGTCGTCTCCGTCTACGACCAGGGTGAGGACGCCGGCCGGGTGTTCCTGGTGATGGAGCTCGTCTCCGGCCGGACCCTGCGCGACCTGCTCCACGAGCAGCGCCGGTTGGCACCCGACCTCGCGGTGTCCCTCCTCGAGCCGATCCTGGCCGCGCTCTCCGCGGCCCACCGGGCCGGCCTCGTGCACCGCGACGTCAAGCCGGAGAACGTCCTGCTCGCCGACGACGGCGTCGTGAAGGTCGCCGACTTCGGCCTGGCCCGCGCCGTCGCGCAGGCCGCGGTGACGACGGCCACCGGCATGGTGCTCGGGACCGTGGCCTACGTCGCACCGGAGCAGGTGTCCCGCGGCACCACCGACCCGCGCACCGACGTCTACTCGGCCGGCATCCTGCTCTACGAGATGCTCACCGGCTACGCGCCCTACTCCGGTGACAACCCGATCTCGGTGGCCTACCGGCATGTGCACGACGACGTACCGCCGCCGTCGGCCATCGTGCCCGGCCTGCCCGACGAACTCGACGCGATCACCATGCGGGCCACGCGGCGCGAGCCCGGTGCGCGCCCGGCCGACGCCGGTGCCTTCCTCGCCGAGCTGTACGACGTGCGCACCGATCTCGGGCTGCGCCGGGTCCCCGTGCCGCCGCGCCCCACCGACCCCTCGGCGGCGGAGGACCCCGGCGACACGGGCGACGACGACACCAGCGACGACACCGGCCGCGACGACGACACCGACCGTACGACGGTCCTCGGGGCGACCTCACCGATCGGGGTCGATCGCCCGTCTCCGCCCGCGCCGACACCGACGGCCGACATGGCGCCGACGGTCGCGTCGGCGGCCGCACGACCGGCGGCCGCGGCCGTGCCCCCGCCACCACCCACCGGACCGCCACCCGCCGCACGACCGGCGCCGCGGGCCGGCGACGAAGCGCCCGGGGACGCGATGTCCGCCGACGGCGCGGACCCGGACGAGCCGTCCACGACCGACGAGCAGCACCGGCGCCGGAGGCGTTTCCTGATCGGGCTGCTGGTGATCCTGTTGATCGGAGCGCTGGCCGCCGGCGCCGGCTGGTGGTTCGGCAGCGGCCGCTACACCTCGGTGCCGAAGTTGACCCGGCTGACGATCTCGCAGGCGCAGAACGCCGCGCGGACCTCCAACGTCGACCTGCAGATCATGCCGTCGCGGATGCACAGCGAAAGCGTGCCGCCCGGTGCGGTCGCGTGGACGCACCCCTCCATCGGGGCCCGGGTCGTGCGCGGTACGACGGTGCAGGCGCGGCTCTCCGCCGGTCCGGAGCGCTACACGCTGCCCACCTCGATAGTCGGCGGGACGAAATCCGCGGCCGTCGCGCTGCTGCACACGCTGCCGCTCGCGACGACCTACCGGCCGGCCTACAACGAGACGGTCCCGAACGATCACGTCGTGTCGGTCACCCCGACGCCGGGCACTGCGATGCGACGCGACCAGCAGGTCGTCGTGGTCGTCAGCCGGGGGCCGAAGCCGTTCGGCGTACCCAAGGTCACGGGCATGCCCGCCGACCACGCGCTGGCAGTCCTGCACCAGGCGAATCTCAAAACCACGACCACCCAGAAGTTCAGCACCTCCGTCGACAAGGGCTCGGTGGTCAGCGAGCAGCCCTCGTCGGGCACGGTCGTACGCGGCGACACGGTCGCGCTGGTCGTGTCGAAGGGCCCGGACTACGTGACGGTGCCCAAGGTGACCGGTCTGTCGGTGCCCGACGCGACGCAACGGCTCAAGGAGGCCGGGTTCGCCGTCGAGGTCAAGGTCTACTTCGGCGGCGCGCTGGGCCTCGTCGCCCAGCAGGACCCCAACGCCGACCAGCTTGCGGTGCGAGGTTCGACCGTGCAGATCGTCGTGGTCTAG
- the aroF gene encoding 3-deoxy-7-phosphoheptulonate synthase yields the protein MVIVMASQAGSDDLAEVVRYVEHAGGQAFVSSGVTRTIVGVVGDDAVLDHLEGVDIAQLPGVSEVLRITSPYKLVSRENHTRTSTVSVAGVPIGPDTFTLIAGPCAVESPEQTLASAQMARHAGATLLRGGAYKPRTSPYAFQGLGADGLRILADVRTETGLPIVTEVVDANDVPTVVEYADMLQVGTRNMSNFALLQAVGESGRPVMLKRGFAATYDEWLMAAEYIAQRGNLDIVLCERGIRTFETATRNTLDISAVPSMHAMSHLPVIIDPSHAAGRRDLVVPLARAGMAAGADGVIVDVHPHPETALCDGAQALSGDLLDELGVAATTIPALLGRRGAEHVAA from the coding sequence ATGGTCATCGTGATGGCATCGCAGGCGGGCAGCGACGACCTGGCCGAGGTGGTCCGCTACGTCGAGCACGCCGGGGGTCAGGCCTTCGTGTCCAGCGGCGTCACCCGCACCATCGTCGGGGTGGTCGGCGACGACGCCGTGCTCGACCACCTCGAAGGTGTCGACATCGCCCAGCTCCCGGGTGTCTCCGAGGTGCTGCGGATCACCTCGCCGTACAAGCTGGTCAGCCGGGAGAACCACACCAGGACGTCGACCGTCTCGGTGGCCGGTGTCCCGATCGGGCCGGACACCTTCACCCTGATCGCCGGGCCCTGTGCGGTGGAGTCGCCCGAGCAGACCCTGGCCTCGGCCCAGATGGCCCGACACGCGGGCGCGACGCTGCTGCGCGGCGGTGCGTACAAGCCGCGCACGTCGCCGTACGCGTTTCAGGGACTCGGCGCCGACGGCCTGCGCATCCTCGCCGACGTGCGCACCGAGACCGGCCTGCCCATCGTCACCGAGGTGGTCGACGCCAACGACGTGCCCACGGTGGTCGAATACGCCGACATGCTGCAGGTCGGCACCCGCAACATGAGCAACTTCGCGCTGCTGCAGGCGGTGGGCGAGTCCGGTCGGCCGGTGATGCTCAAACGCGGATTCGCCGCGACGTACGACGAATGGCTCATGGCCGCCGAATACATCGCGCAACGCGGCAATCTCGACATCGTGCTGTGCGAGCGGGGAATCCGGACCTTCGAGACCGCGACCCGCAACACCCTCGACATCTCCGCCGTCCCGAGCATGCATGCGATGTCGCACCTGCCGGTCATCATCGACCCGTCCCACGCCGCGGGGCGGCGGGATCTCGTCGTACCACTCGCCCGGGCCGGGATGGCGGCCGGCGCCGACGGTGTCATCGTCGATGTGCACCCGCACCCCGAGACGGCCCTGTGCGACGGGGCGCAGGCGCTTTCCGGTGATCTGCTCGACGAGCTCGGCGTCGCCGCGACGACGATCCCTGCGCTGCTCGGCCGCCGCGGCGCGGAGCATGTGGCGGCCTGA
- a CDS encoding lycopene cyclase domain-containing protein → MSYTVLAFAAAAAVVVVDLLVLRTRLLIRPIFWTAEAIVLAFQLIVNGVLTGRGVVRYNPHDIIGARLVHAPIEDLFFGFALVTLTLSLWVWLGRRAAARAG, encoded by the coding sequence GTGAGCTACACCGTGCTCGCGTTCGCCGCGGCCGCGGCCGTGGTGGTCGTCGACCTGCTCGTGCTGCGCACCCGGCTGCTGATCCGGCCGATCTTCTGGACCGCGGAGGCGATCGTGCTGGCGTTCCAGCTGATCGTCAACGGCGTCCTGACCGGTCGCGGGGTCGTCCGTTACAACCCGCACGACATCATCGGCGCTCGGCTGGTCCATGCGCCGATCGAAGACCTCTTCTTCGGCTTCGCGTTGGTGACGCTCACGCTGTCGTTGTGGGTCTGGCTCGGCCGGCGAGCGGCGGCGCGGGCCGGATAG
- a CDS encoding FAD-dependent oxidoreductase: MPPHRIVVVGAGLAGARTCQELRSRGYGHELILLGAEPHQPYDRPPLSKALLRGALDGLDDIRLDVDLDALDVRFLRETSAQALAHGVLATSVGDLTWDALVLATGARPLRPRGDRGALVLRTVDDALALRSGLVAGARVVIVGAGWIGAEVATAAAGYGCTVTVIEAAPAPLAVPLGVPVGARTTPWYAEAGVTLRTGTPVVETAPDGVLLADGEWLPADVVLAAVGVRPDVAWLDGSGVETGVGVHTDAGLRTSLSGVLAVGDCATRFSPRAGRRLRLEHWDDALHSPEVVAATLLGEDATYDPVPYVWSEQFGRYVQWVGWRTGDPAVWRGDPADGQGWAAGWLDGSGRLTGFLAVDRQRDLLQARKLIAAGREPDPARLADPAVPVRDA; encoded by the coding sequence ATGCCCCCCCACCGTATCGTCGTGGTCGGCGCCGGACTGGCCGGCGCGCGCACCTGCCAGGAGCTGCGTTCCCGCGGATACGGCCATGAGCTGATCCTGCTCGGTGCGGAGCCGCACCAACCCTACGACCGGCCGCCGCTGTCGAAGGCATTGCTTCGCGGCGCCCTCGACGGCCTGGACGACATCCGCCTCGACGTGGACCTCGACGCCCTCGACGTGCGATTCCTGCGGGAGACCTCGGCGCAGGCGCTGGCCCACGGCGTCCTCGCGACCTCGGTGGGCGACCTCACCTGGGACGCCCTCGTGCTGGCGACCGGCGCCCGGCCGCTGCGCCCGCGGGGAGACCGGGGCGCCCTGGTGCTGCGCACCGTCGACGACGCCTTGGCGCTTCGGTCCGGCCTGGTCGCGGGCGCCCGCGTGGTGATCGTCGGCGCCGGCTGGATCGGCGCAGAGGTCGCAACCGCCGCGGCGGGTTACGGCTGCACGGTGACCGTCATCGAGGCGGCGCCGGCTCCGCTGGCCGTACCGCTCGGCGTACCGGTCGGAGCGCGGACGACGCCGTGGTACGCCGAGGCGGGGGTCACCCTGCGTACCGGGACCCCGGTGGTCGAGACCGCGCCGGACGGGGTGCTGCTCGCCGACGGCGAGTGGTTGCCCGCCGACGTCGTGCTGGCCGCGGTCGGGGTCCGGCCGGACGTGGCGTGGCTGGACGGTTCGGGCGTCGAGACCGGGGTCGGCGTACACACCGACGCGGGCCTGCGTACGTCGCTGTCCGGAGTCCTCGCGGTCGGTGACTGCGCCACCCGATTCTCCCCGCGGGCCGGGCGCCGGCTGCGGCTCGAGCACTGGGACGACGCGCTGCACTCGCCCGAGGTGGTCGCGGCCACCCTGCTCGGCGAGGACGCGACGTACGACCCGGTGCCCTACGTGTGGTCCGAGCAGTTCGGCCGCTACGTGCAGTGGGTCGGCTGGCGCACCGGCGACCCGGCGGTCTGGCGCGGCGATCCGGCGGACGGGCAGGGGTGGGCCGCCGGGTGGCTCGACGGGTCGGGCCGGCTCACCGGCTTCCTCGCCGTCGACCGGCAACGCGACCTGCTGCAGGCGCGCAAGCTGATCGCCGCCGGCCGCGAGCCCGATCCGGCCCGGCTCGCCGATCCCGCGGTCCCCGTCCGCGACGCCTGA
- a CDS encoding polyadenylate-specific 3'-exoribonuclease AS encodes MRFFYDCEFIEDGITIELVSIGVVDEGGREFYAVSTEFDPDRAIPWVRDHVLPKLPSPADRAWRSRRKIRDDLFAFLSAPREPIELWAWYAAYDHVALCQLWGGMPALPRAVPRFTHELRQLWEDRGRPAIPDPPADQHDALADARHNLARWRAMGGAAV; translated from the coding sequence GTGCGCTTCTTCTACGACTGCGAGTTCATCGAGGACGGCATCACGATCGAGCTGGTCTCGATCGGTGTGGTCGATGAGGGCGGCCGTGAGTTCTACGCGGTGTCCACCGAGTTCGATCCCGACCGGGCCATCCCCTGGGTACGCGACCACGTCCTGCCCAAGCTGCCGAGCCCGGCGGACCGGGCCTGGCGCTCGCGCCGCAAGATCCGGGACGACCTGTTCGCCTTCCTGAGCGCACCGCGTGAGCCGATTGAGCTGTGGGCCTGGTATGCGGCCTACGACCATGTCGCGCTCTGCCAGTTGTGGGGGGGAATGCCCGCCCTGCCCCGGGCGGTCCCGCGCTTCACGCACGAGTTGCGGCAACTTTGGGAGGATCGAGGCCGGCCGGCGATCCCCGACCCACCGGCCGACCAGCACGATGCGCTCGCCGACGCACGGCACAACCTGGCCCGCTGGCGCGCGATGGGAGGGGCCGCCGTCTAA
- a CDS encoding 6-phosphofructokinase, with amino-acid sequence MRIGVLTGGGDCPGLNAVIRAVVRKGVGTYGHEFVGFQDGWRGPINNDVVPLDIAAVRGILPRGGTILGTSRTNPFKVDGAPERIKATLAQTGVDALVAIGGEDTLGVAKRLYDEEQVPVVGVPKTIDNDLGATDYTFGFDTAVNIAMEAIDRLHTTAESHHRALIVEVMGRHAGWIALHAGIAGGANVVLIPERPFNIAQVCAYIEHRFQDHYAPIVVVAEGAVPVEGTMELATGELDAFGHVRLGGIGQHLADEIEKRTGKEARTAVLGHIQRGGTPSAYDRVLATRFGLQAIDAAHEGDFGKMVALRGTEMVRVPLEEATRELKTVPAERYAEAEVFFG; translated from the coding sequence ATGCGGATCGGCGTACTCACCGGCGGCGGCGACTGTCCGGGCCTGAATGCGGTCATCCGGGCGGTGGTGCGTAAAGGCGTGGGGACCTACGGGCACGAGTTCGTCGGCTTCCAGGACGGCTGGCGCGGCCCGATCAACAACGACGTCGTCCCGTTGGACATTGCTGCGGTGCGCGGCATCCTGCCGCGGGGCGGCACCATCCTCGGCACGTCGCGCACCAACCCGTTCAAGGTCGACGGCGCGCCCGAGCGGATCAAGGCCACCCTCGCCCAGACCGGTGTCGACGCCCTCGTCGCGATCGGCGGCGAGGACACCCTCGGGGTCGCCAAGCGGCTCTACGACGAGGAGCAGGTGCCGGTCGTCGGCGTACCCAAGACGATCGACAACGACCTCGGCGCGACGGACTACACGTTCGGCTTCGACACCGCCGTCAACATCGCGATGGAGGCGATCGACCGGCTGCACACCACGGCCGAGTCGCACCACCGGGCGCTGATCGTCGAGGTGATGGGTCGGCACGCCGGCTGGATCGCGCTGCACGCCGGTATCGCCGGCGGGGCCAACGTCGTCCTCATCCCGGAGCGCCCGTTCAACATCGCCCAGGTGTGCGCGTACATCGAGCACCGCTTCCAGGACCACTACGCGCCGATCGTCGTCGTCGCCGAGGGCGCCGTGCCCGTCGAGGGCACGATGGAGCTGGCCACCGGCGAGCTCGACGCGTTCGGCCACGTGCGGCTCGGCGGGATCGGGCAGCACCTCGCCGACGAGATCGAGAAGCGCACCGGCAAGGAGGCGCGGACGGCCGTGCTGGGTCACATCCAGCGTGGCGGCACGCCGTCGGCGTACGACCGGGTCCTCGCGACGCGGTTCGGGCTGCAGGCGATCGACGCGGCGCACGAGGGCGACTTCGGGAAGATGGTGGCGCTGCGCGGCACCGAGATGGTGCGGGTGCCGCTCGAGGAGGCGACCCGCGAGCTCAAGACGGTCCCGGCCGAGCGCTACGCCGAGGCCGAGGTCTTCTTCGGCTGA
- a CDS encoding phosphoribosyltransferase family protein: MRFADRWEAGERLGAVVADAHPDLETSDDVLVLGLPRGGVPVAAAVAARLGAELDVFCVRKVGVPGHTELAMGAIAGGGSVVRNEQVLVRSDISDDQFEAAVARERTVLDDVERSLRGDRPPIDASGRRVVVVDDGVATGASARVALQAVRALDPALLVLAVPVGPAESMESLRADADDVLVVVTPDYFGAVGSFYGDFAPVGDDEVRRLLN; this comes from the coding sequence GTGAGGTTCGCCGACCGGTGGGAGGCGGGCGAGCGACTCGGCGCGGTCGTCGCCGACGCACACCCGGACCTCGAGACGTCGGACGACGTCCTGGTGCTCGGCCTGCCGCGGGGCGGTGTCCCGGTCGCAGCCGCCGTCGCGGCCCGGCTCGGGGCCGAGCTCGACGTGTTCTGCGTCCGCAAGGTCGGCGTACCCGGGCATACCGAGCTCGCCATGGGCGCGATAGCCGGCGGCGGTTCCGTCGTCCGCAACGAGCAGGTGCTGGTCCGAAGCGACATCTCCGACGATCAGTTCGAGGCCGCGGTCGCACGCGAGCGCACGGTCCTGGACGACGTCGAACGGTCGCTGCGGGGCGATCGACCGCCGATCGACGCGAGCGGCCGCCGGGTCGTCGTCGTCGACGACGGGGTGGCGACGGGGGCATCGGCGCGGGTCGCGTTGCAGGCCGTCCGGGCGCTCGACCCCGCGCTGCTCGTCCTCGCGGTGCCGGTCGGGCCGGCGGAAAGCATGGAGTCGCTACGGGCCGACGCCGACGACGTCCTGGTCGTCGTCACGCCGGATTACTTCGGCGCGGTGGGCTCCTTCTACGGCGACTTCGCGCCGGTCGGCGACGACGAGGTACGCCGCCTGCTCAACTAG
- a CDS encoding lycopene cyclase domain-containing protein — protein sequence MRLTYLALLAGCLLVTLPLELWLHTRVYSRPARWLGAILPPAVIFVGWDLYAVARHQWWYDPAQTVGLRLPGRLPIEEVGFFLVVPTCAILAFEAVRAVTGWTAGDEGAP from the coding sequence GTGCGGCTCACCTACCTGGCGCTGCTCGCCGGGTGCCTGCTGGTGACCCTGCCGCTCGAGCTGTGGCTGCACACCCGGGTCTACTCGCGACCTGCGCGCTGGCTCGGCGCCATCCTGCCGCCCGCGGTGATCTTCGTCGGGTGGGATCTGTACGCCGTGGCGCGCCACCAGTGGTGGTACGACCCGGCGCAGACCGTCGGACTGCGGCTGCCCGGCCGGCTCCCGATCGAGGAGGTCGGGTTCTTCCTCGTCGTACCGACCTGCGCGATCCTCGCCTTCGAGGCGGTACGCGCGGTGACCGGCTGGACCGCGGGCGACGAGGGCGCGCCGTGA
- a CDS encoding Rv2175c family DNA-binding protein, whose product MSEPKEWLTLAEVGELLGQSPNQVRRLVRDHHLIGLRRDRGLEVPADFVLDGVVVKGLSGTLVLLFDAGYTDEEALRWLYAADDTLPGRPIDALRENRGTEVRRRAQAAGF is encoded by the coding sequence GTGAGCGAACCGAAGGAGTGGCTGACCCTGGCGGAGGTCGGGGAGCTGCTCGGCCAGTCCCCGAACCAGGTTCGCCGGCTCGTCCGCGACCACCACCTCATCGGCCTGCGCCGGGACCGGGGGTTGGAGGTCCCGGCCGACTTCGTCCTCGACGGCGTGGTCGTGAAGGGTCTGTCCGGGACGCTCGTCCTGCTCTTCGACGCCGGCTACACCGACGAGGAGGCACTGCGGTGGCTGTACGCCGCCGACGACACGCTTCCCGGTCGGCCGATCGACGCACTGCGCGAGAACCGCGGCACCGAGGTCAGGCGGCGGGCGCAGGCCGCCGGCTTCTGA
- a CDS encoding GntG family PLP-dependent aldolase — protein MAETPGVVDLRSDTVTTPTPGMRRAMAEADVGDDVYGEDPTINALEDEVAALFGHEAALFVPSGTMGNQIALRTLIPPGSELICDADAHVVTYEYGAAAAHGGISTRTWPTQRGLLDVDTVTSMVRTGRWHDVATRAIAVENTHNRGGGTVQPLDRLRLLRARAGELGVSVHCDGARIWNAHVASGVPLAQYGGLFDTLSVCLSKGLGAPVGSLMVSSEARIAEARTMRKRLGGGMRQAGVLAAAGRYALEHHLRRLADDHEHARLLAGAAGADPSTVDTNIVLVDVDDAPAVADKAKGEGVLISPVGPRQLRLVTHLGVDRSAVDRAAEVLARLVAAA, from the coding sequence GTGGCTGAGACTCCCGGCGTCGTCGACCTGCGCAGCGACACCGTGACGACGCCGACCCCCGGGATGCGGCGCGCGATGGCCGAGGCCGACGTCGGCGACGACGTCTACGGCGAAGATCCGACGATCAACGCGCTCGAGGACGAGGTGGCGGCACTCTTCGGCCACGAGGCGGCCCTCTTCGTACCCAGCGGCACGATGGGCAACCAGATCGCGCTGCGCACGCTGATCCCGCCCGGCTCCGAGCTGATCTGCGACGCCGACGCCCACGTCGTCACCTACGAATACGGCGCCGCGGCGGCGCACGGCGGCATCAGCACCCGCACCTGGCCCACGCAGCGCGGTCTGCTCGACGTCGACACGGTGACGTCGATGGTGCGCACCGGTCGTTGGCACGACGTCGCGACGCGGGCGATCGCCGTGGAGAACACCCACAACCGCGGCGGTGGCACGGTGCAGCCGCTCGACCGACTGCGCCTGCTCCGTGCCCGCGCCGGCGAGCTCGGCGTCTCGGTGCACTGCGACGGGGCCCGGATCTGGAACGCCCACGTCGCGTCCGGCGTACCGCTGGCGCAGTACGGCGGGTTGTTCGACACGTTGTCGGTGTGCCTGTCCAAGGGGCTCGGCGCACCGGTCGGATCGCTGATGGTCTCGAGCGAGGCGCGGATCGCCGAGGCCCGCACGATGCGCAAGCGCCTCGGCGGCGGGATGCGCCAGGCCGGCGTGCTCGCGGCGGCGGGGCGATACGCACTCGAGCACCACCTGCGGCGGCTCGCCGACGACCACGAGCATGCCCGCCTGCTGGCCGGCGCGGCCGGCGCCGACCCGTCCACCGTCGACACCAACATCGTGCTGGTCGACGTCGACGACGCGCCCGCGGTGGCGGACAAGGCCAAAGGCGAGGGCGTGCTCATCTCACCCGTCGGGCCCCGCCAGCTCCGGCTGGTCACCCATCTCGGCGTCGACCGGTCGGCTGTCGATCGCGCGGCCGAGGTGCTGGCCCGGCTGGTGGCGGCGGCCTAG